The Nitrospinota bacterium genome includes the window AGATTAAAGAAAGATTTTTAAATTTTTTTAACACACAGAGAAATATTAATCAACATTATTTTGCGCTTTTGCTGTAGTTTTTATCAACATAACCTTTTTGTTGACACATTTTTATTTTTATATTATCATTTTTGTCTTTTAAAAAAATTTAAGGATAAGTTATGAAGAAAATAGCTGTTTATCCGGGTACATTTGATCCCATAACCTTTGGGCATATAGATATCATAAAAAGGGCCTCTAAGATATTTGATAAACTGATTGTAGCCGTGGTTGATAACTCTAAAAAAGAATTTCTCTTTACCACTGGGGAAAGAAAAGCTTTTGTTAAAGAAGGGGTAAAAGATATCGACAATGTTTTGGTTAAATCTTTTAACACCCTCTTAACAGATTATGTAAAAAAAATCAATACAAATATAGTCATACGTGGACTTAGGGCTGTATCTGACTTTGAATATGAATTTCAAATGGCATTAATGAACCGAGTTCTCAACAATGAAGTTGAAACGATTTTCATGATGCCTAGTGAACAATTTACATTTTTGAGTTCAAGTATTGTGAGAGAAATTGCTGCTTATGGGGGCGATGTAAAGGGTTTGGTGCCAGAGATTGTAAGAGATGCTCTGTTAAAAAAATTCAAAAAGGATAAATAGGAGGTAACCATGTCTTTAACCAAAAGAGTCCAGGATATAAAACCATCTCCCACTTTAGAGATAACGGCAAAGGCTGTTGCTATGAAGGCTCAGGGGATTGATGTTATTGGTTTTGGAGCAGGAGAGCCTGATTTTGATACCCCTGAGAATATAAAGGAAGCTGCGATAAAGGCTCTAAGGGAGGGGTTTACCAAATATACACCGGTTGACGGAATCGTTGAATTAAAGGATGCGATAATAGAAAAATTCAAAAGAGATAGCGGTTTGGATTATAAAAGAACCGAAATTATTGTCTCATGTGGAGGGAAACATTCTCTATATAATATAGCTCAGGCGTTGTTTCAGAAA containing:
- the coaD gene encoding pantetheine-phosphate adenylyltransferase — encoded protein: MKKIAVYPGTFDPITFGHIDIIKRASKIFDKLIVAVVDNSKKEFLFTTGERKAFVKEGVKDIDNVLVKSFNTLLTDYVKKINTNIVIRGLRAVSDFEYEFQMALMNRVLNNEVETIFMMPSEQFTFLSSSIVREIAAYGGDVKGLVPEIVRDALLKKFKKDK